TGTATTagattatttatcgtctaaaGCGAATAACAAAACCACTACGTTAAAAGTCTTATCTATGAAACTAATCTCTCTACTTGCGTTAGTCACAGGCCATAGGTTACAAACATTCGCCTTATTAGACATAAGAAACATTCGAGAAACTGCGGAATCCATCGAAATAAAAGTTCCCGATAGAATAAAAACTTCAGGTCCGAGCAGGAAACAACCTTGCTTAGTCCTGCCATTCTATACAGAGGATAAGGAGATTTGCGTGGCTTCGACCCTAAAAAGCTATCTAGAAAGGATCAAAGACATTCGTGGCTCTACGAATTCACTTTTTATCTCCTTCAAAAAGCCTTTTAAGGCAGTTACATCCCAGACTTTAAGTCGCTGGATAAAAGAGATTTTGTCAAAAAGTGGAATTAACACAGAAATATTCACGGCTTACAGTACTCGTCATGCCGCGACGTCAGCGGCAAGAAGGCACGGGGTTGATTTAGATATCATCCGGAAGACAGCCGGATGGACAAGTAACTCGAAAACATTCGCAAAGTTTTATAATCGAGACATCGCGAAAGCGTCCGATGTATTTGCGAGAGCGATATATTAGACTCATAAAAAGAGTATCGAAGATTAAGTTAGGAAGGCCGTCAAAAACCCGACGCCATATTTCATGGCTTGTAAAACcgtcgagagaaaaagaataaataaataaacaaattttttcttttttattctgccATTCGGAGTGCCGTAACGAAACTTTAAACATCTACATCTTGATCACGAGGAAGAAGCGCGAAGTACAATTATAGATTAAACGAACTTACCTAAGTGAAGTTCGATCATAATTGTATGAGCGCCTCTTCCGAAGTGATCACTCCCACCCTTAAGCCCAGATCTACATCATAGTCAGATCTTTCTCCCCGGGAGTTACGGCACAGCTTTAAAAAATGATCGGGAGTGGCGACGGTGGCGGCGACGGCAACGGCGGCGCGTGCGTCGCTTTGTTTTTAGCTTTAAAATGGTGGACACTTAGGGACTGAGAGGGGGTACTACATCTTGATCACTTCGGAAGAGGCGCTCATACAATTATGATCGAACTTCACTTAGGTAAGTTCGtttaatctataattaatttacacacatacacaacacTTCACTAAATTCATGTAATCTTACTACTGATTCCGATTGTAATAATAGCGGGCAGGATGTTCATTTTCAAGTAGGTTTTTCCCTAAAGATCTTGCCCAATCACCCCCGCACCTATGTAACACCCGCGagaaatacacacacatgttACACctacatttaatacatttaccCTTTATctggatttatttattatttgtacgaTTGCCTGATTTTCTGTAAAGCCTGCTATCTGTAAAGAGACTAACAGAAAAAGGTTTACAGGTTATTGAGAGCAACAAATGCTGTATAACTAAAGATGGAAAGATCGTCGCCGTTGCAGATGAATCATCTAACTTGTATAAACTACGAGTATCACAACAGGCTTGTGTGGTAATTCAGAAGCACAATAAACATTGTCAGCACATGTGGCATAAACGTTTTGGACATCGAGACCCTGAAGCAGTCAAGCAGCTAGCAAATAACGGACTTGCAGTAGAACTGAAGATTACTGACTGTGGAATAAGGACGACGTGTAAAGCATGCATTAAAGGGAAAATGGCAAGAAAATCTTTTCCAAAGAAATCAGAAAGCAGAACTTCATCGACACTGGATCTTATTCATACGGATTTGTGCGGACCAATGCAAACTCAGACACCTGGGAAAAAACGATACATTCTTACCATTATAGATGATTATAGTCGGTATACGGAGGTATTTCTGTTGCAAAGTAAGGACGAAACAGCCAGTTACATTAAGGATTACATTCAAAAGGTAAAAACGCAGTTTAACAGAAAGCCAAAATTCATAAGATCAGATCGAGGAAAGGAATATATTAATGCAGAATTAAGGACATTTCTAAAGCAAGAAGGTATTCAAGTGCAATATACAGCGGCTTATTTACCCCAGCAAAATGGCGTCGCTGAGAGAAAAAATCGCTCGTTAATGGAAATGGCGCGATGTATGATAATAGACGCTGAAATGCCGAATAAATATTGGGGAGAGGCAGTTGTCACGGCAAATTATTTACAGAATAGATTACCAACAAAGGCTACAGAAAGGACACCTCATGAGTTGTGGTTTACTAAGAAGCCAAATGTAAATCAACTCAGAATATTTGGATGTACCGCGTTCGCACATATTCCAAAAGAACAACGAAGAAAACTGGATGTGAAAGCGAAAGAACTCAGATTCGTTGGATACGCAGAAGACTCAAAAGCTTTTCGTTTACTTGACATAACTACGGATAGGATCATCATAAGCAGAGACGTGATATTCATAGAAGATGTTGAAGATGGCTTCGAAATAACTGAAGATGAGAATGAAATTCAAGTCGATTTACACAAAGCACCATCGGAAGAGATTAAGGAGGAGTCAACAGTTGAAGAGCCAGCGAATAATGAAGAATTTACTgagaaacttaaaaaaaagattcaagataaaaatacGGATGCACTACGGAGAtcagacaaaaaaaataaaggagtTCCACCACAGAAGTACGAAGAAACTGCAAAGATAGCAATGGAACTTCAAGATCCAAGGACCATTCAAGAAGCAATGTCAAGAACAGACAGAGACAAATGGAAAACCGCGATAGACGATGAAATAAATTCCCTTAACATGAATAATACGTGGGAATTAACGGAACTACCAGACGACAGAAGACCAATAGGATGCAAGTGGGTCTTCAAGCTTAAGCAAGATGCAATTGGAAATCCGAGCAGATATAAAGCAAGATTAGTTGCTCAAGGGTTCTCACAAAAATACGGAACCGATTATGACGAGGTTTTCGCACCCGTGGTAAGACCAACTACATTCAGGACGCTACTAGTCATCGCTGGAAGAGAAAACTTCATTGTCAAGCATATTGATGCAAAAACCGCATTTTTAAATGGAGAACTAAAGGAGgtcatatatatgaaacaaccGATAGGCTACGAAGTACCGAATAAGGAACATATGGTGAGCAAGCTAAACAAGAGTTTGTACGGATTAAAGCAGGCAGCAAAGGTATGGAACGAAAAGGTACATAAGGTACTTGAAGAACATGGATTCAGACAAAGTGAAACTGACCCGTGtctgtatataaaagtaattgatGATGTATggatttacataattatttacgtagatgatattattattggaagtaaaaaagagaaactcGTAAATGATGCCATAGATACGTTAAGGAGGAGTTTTGATATTGTCAATCTGGGAAGCCTTAGTAATTACTTAGGAATGTCAATAGAACGAGATGACAaaggaatattttatctaagccaaccaaaatatattaagaagaTAATTGATTCAGTCGGACTTGAAGAAGCGAAGATTTCCAGTTACTTATTGGATCCAGGATACGAAAATATAGAGAACTCAGGAGATGTGATGGAGGACAGTACAAAGTATCAGAAGCTGATTGGAGAACTACTCTATGTTGCTGTACATTTACGACCAGACATAGCAGCCACCGTTTCGATTTTGAGCCAAAGAATAAAATGCGCAAAGGATTTAGACTGGACAGAAGCTAAGAGGACAGTAAGATATTTAAAGGGCACTATCGAATGGAAACTCAAACTCGGAGACAACACCAAGGAAGATGAAGAATCACTGATTGGATATGCGGATGCAAATTGGGCGCAGGACAAGGCAGATCGTAAGTCTAATAGCGGATTTATTTTCATGTTAAATGGAGGCACGATTAGTTGGGCGTGTCGCAAACAAACGTGTGTAGCACTCTCTACAACGGAAGCGGAATACATAGCGCTTGCCGAGGCTTGTCAAGAAGGAATCTGGATTGGAAGATTGCTGGAAGAGTTCGGGATAACGTCCACGATACCATTGAAAATTTACGAAGATAATCAGAGTTGTCTGAAGTTATTGCGCGCGAAAGGTTTCAACAACAGAACGAAACATATCGATACAAAGTATCATTTTGTAAAGCAATTGAAGGAAAGTAACGTAATGGATTTTGTATACTGTCAAACATCAGATATGATAGCTGATATGCTAACAAAACCATTACATGGAATCAGATTGAAGAGGCTTGCAGAATTCAGCGGACTTAAGGACTGGAGCAAGTAATGTCATCGGTGAGGAGGAGTGTTGGAGTATTCCTGTAAAACTCAGAATGTGAGGAGATTAAAGCTCACTCcccgatcgataaccgtccgtCCTTAGTTATTTATCTTTAC
The Temnothorax longispinosus isolate EJ_2023e chromosome 7, Tlon_JGU_v1, whole genome shotgun sequence DNA segment above includes these coding regions:
- the LOC139816669 gene encoding uncharacterized protein gives rise to the protein MMASLTESSLKQYDSALKKWWSFCSANSVDPFTSSIRDILAGLTDAFEKGVSYSTLNCLRSAISLVVGHEIGQDPNIKRFFKGVFNKRPPRPRYDCTWDPKAVLDYLSSKANNKTTTLKVLSMKLISLLALVTGHRLQTFALLDIRNIRETAESIEIKVPDRIKTSGPSRKQPCLVLPFYTEDKEICVASTLKSYLERIKDIRGSTNSLFISFKKPFKAVTSQTLSRWIKEILSKSGINTEIFTAYSTRHAATSAARRHGVDLDIIRKTAGWTSNSKTFAKFYNRDIAKASDVFARAIY